From Bacteroides uniformis:
ATGATTTCCAGACAAAGGAATGGAGGATGTTTATGTTCTACGTACCGTTTGCAGAGATTTTACTGGCACGATAACCGGCTCCCTTACTGCTTTTTCTCCCGTAAGTCATCCTTGGGTATGGTCGTCTCACTGCCGTCACGCGTAGCTATGTAGTGAGGAGACATGATTTCGATGCCTGCTTCGTTGAAGGCATCCTGGATATTCTGATGCAAATCAGAGTAAATCTGGCTAAGGCTGTTGGCATCCCTGATATAGGCATTCACTTGATAAACCGGATAATAATCCTGAAGGGAAGTCTCCAATACAAACGGACGGGGATCATCTATCACTCCAGGAGTATTCAATGCAGCCTCTATCAACAGCTGATGTGTCTTCCGCCACGGAACATCGTAGCCAATACTGACCTCCGAATGGATAATCAATCCATACTCACGGGCAGACTGGCTGTAATTGACCGTATGGGAAGACATGATGAAAGAGTTCGGAATGGTCACCACCTCATTCTTCGGAGTACGGATGCGGGTGACGAGCGGTGTTTTCTCAATGATGTTGCCCGTAGTATCGTTCAGCTTGATGCGGTCACCCAGCTTGAAAGGCCGCATGTAGGTTATGACCAGTCCTGCAATGATATTGCCGATAACCGTACTGGAACCGAGCGAAACAATCAAGCCGACAAACACGGAGATTCCCTGGAAGACTCCCGACTTGGAACCCGGCAGATAAGGGTAAATCATGGCAATCATAAACGCATAAAGCAAGAAGCGCACAATATGATAGGTAGGAATGGCCCAATCCGGATAGAAGCCGTTTATCTTCAGCCGTTCAGCCTGCACCTCATTGGCAAGATAACGCACCAGTCTGACCAGATACTTCACCGCATAGCATATCACAAAGATAGTGAACAGATTGGGTATATAGTCGGCTATTCCATTCAAGATGACCTTTATAGGATTCCAGATGTAGGAGAATAATGTATAAGCCAAGCTCTTGGTCTGAGGGAAAATGGAGAATAATAACGGAACCGTCAGCAGCAACTGCAACAGCATGACTACATAACGCACCAGGTTGGCAACAAACACCAGCAGGTTGACCTGCTTCTGCGTATCCAGCAATTCATAATCCTGAATAGAGATCGGTTTCAGCTTGGTATCCTTCAGCTTCTGAATGCGTAGTTTGAGTTTTCTGAACAGCCAGTTGGTAAACTTGAACAAGAAGAACTGTCCCACAAGCACCAGGATAAAGTACAAGATACGCTTACCCAACTGCCACAAGCTATGCTCCTTCTGCATGGCTTTCAGTTTGTCCACCACGACATGCCTCTTGCTGGCGGCCAGCTGGTCGCGGGTACAGTTTTCCCACAAAGCATCCTGATCGGTAAAGGAAATGATGACCTTTTCGCCATACATCAAGTCTGTAACAATATCCGTACTCTCTAAATAAACAGAGTCCGGACGCAGATTGAAACGCGTGCCCAATGCTTCGATGACGTTGCTTACATCTTTGGCTCGCTGTTGGGGCGTATGCCCTCCACGCTTGGCATACAGATAGAACAAAGTGTCCTTCTCCACCACCACCGGAATACCCGGTGTCACCGTCCGCAACGAATCAATGCGTTGTTTCTGCAATGCCAGCTTCACCGAATCGGCCGCATAGCCCGCCAACTTCATCTGCTCCATTTCCATCCGCAGGTTCGCCTCATTCAGCCGGGCTGTTTCCAACTCCTGCCGGACAAGCGACAACTGAATCGAATCGGAGTCAGTCCTTGCCACTGTGACACTCCCCACACTATCCTCACCTAAAACACTGAGCACTTTATCTACCAACTGAGCTGACACTCCGTCTGCCAGCATCAACAGCCAACAAAGACAGAAAGCACGGATAACCTTCATATATAAACTTCTTGATTTGATTCTTTAATTATGCAAATATACCCAATAAATGCTTCAAACATACGGAATGTTTTTAACTTCCTATCCTAATCAACATAACTTTTTCATGCAAACATGAAAGTTCTGTATCCGGTTTGCATTATCTTTGTACTCAAAATTGACATACCTATGGATATATTGTTTCTTGTCGGAGGACTGCTCCTCATTCTTCTGGGTGCCAATGGCTTGACAGACGGTGCCGCATCCGTTGCCAAACGTTTCCATATACCGTCCATCGTCATCGGGCTTACCATTGTCGCCTTCGGTACTTCCGCACCGGAACTCACCGTCAGCATATCCTCTGCCCTAAAAGGCAGTGCAGACATTGCCATCGGCAATG
This genomic window contains:
- a CDS encoding mechanosensitive ion channel family protein; the protein is MKVIRAFCLCWLLMLADGVSAQLVDKVLSVLGEDSVGSVTVARTDSDSIQLSLVRQELETARLNEANLRMEMEQMKLAGYAADSVKLALQKQRIDSLRTVTPGIPVVVEKDTLFYLYAKRGGHTPQQRAKDVSNVIEALGTRFNLRPDSVYLESTDIVTDLMYGEKVIISFTDQDALWENCTRDQLAASKRHVVVDKLKAMQKEHSLWQLGKRILYFILVLVGQFFLFKFTNWLFRKLKLRIQKLKDTKLKPISIQDYELLDTQKQVNLLVFVANLVRYVVMLLQLLLTVPLLFSIFPQTKSLAYTLFSYIWNPIKVILNGIADYIPNLFTIFVICYAVKYLVRLVRYLANEVQAERLKINGFYPDWAIPTYHIVRFLLYAFMIAMIYPYLPGSKSGVFQGISVFVGLIVSLGSSTVIGNIIAGLVITYMRPFKLGDRIKLNDTTGNIIEKTPLVTRIRTPKNEVVTIPNSFIMSSHTVNYSQSAREYGLIIHSEVSIGYDVPWRKTHQLLIEAALNTPGVIDDPRPFVLETSLQDYYPVYQVNAYIRDANSLSQIYSDLHQNIQDAFNEAGIEIMSPHYIATRDGSETTIPKDDLREKKQ